DNA sequence from the Fusarium verticillioides 7600 chromosome 2, whole genome shotgun sequence genome:
AGAGCATCAATGGTAGATACACCGAGGTAACTGCTCGACAGCTCGGGAAAGATTGATAGGTTGACCACAATTGAGATACCACCGCCGACCATCATAGGGTAGTAGGTGTGTGTAATAACCTCAGAAGACACCGAGGTGTAGCCACTGAGCAGAGTAATGATATTGGCAATCAGAAAAAAGGTGACAAATAAGAACATGCGGGGACTAGCCGATCTTACGTAGCCGTGAAAGAAAGCAGCAATAGTGAAGAATACTGCGCATATAGCATTATGGGGAATTTCGTTTGTTGCTCGAATAGAAGCCATAGTAGCCAGCTTGAGTGCAAGTATGGACCACGCAAGTCCGAATAAGGTgcccagcatcatcatgagaagggTCTCGATCATGGAACCCAACCTTTGACCTGGATGAGCAAAGACAGTAGCCATTGGCGCAAGAAAGGTCGAAGGGCCCAGGACTGCCGCGGCTTGGGGACTCATGACGGCGGCGGCCGAGCAGACACTAGCGATGGAGCACTTGATAATCTGTTTCCATAGATCGTTGGTCTCGGTGTCAACCCAGAGGACTATGGCCAGCTCCCGAAGGCGTTTCGTTAGAGTCTTCACGATGGGTGATTTAACCATGACTGCGGTAATGATATAAGCTGATACTTGTGTGAATTCGttggagcttgatgagaatcGTCAGTCATCCTCTCGTCTTGCGGATGGACGCTTCGAGATTCGCGTGAGCGCCAGATAAGAGAAGAAACAGTCGAGCACGGCCAGCCATGCAGAAGGTAAAGATGATAAAAAAGTTCAAATCGTCAATGCTCGATGATGTCTAATCATGCAATTCATGCCCAGCAGTAGGGGTTCGGATTCCTTAATATCGTATCGCGTCTTGGGCTCCAAGGCTTGGCTACTCGTGGGTCATGAATGATTCGTGTCTGCAGGGGGGAACTATGTCATTGCTTTTATAAGTGTATTATATTAAGATGATAAGAATTTTCCAAGACGAGAGAGAGGGGGGGAGCAATCGTATAATAATGAGCCGTGGGAATAAGCAATTGATTGATGCAAAGCCATGGAAACACAGTGAAACAAAACGATGCTTGACGAAAACTTGGAAAGTGCCAGAGATGGGACATCGGCACACGACGCTAAGGCAGCCACGCGATGTGCCGAGACCTCGACTTCCATCTTTTACTATGGCACCGTATCCATTACATTGGCTTCTATAAGAAGGACACTGTTGTAATTCAGAGCCGCCCTGTTAGATCATATCTGTGAACGAGAAAATAACCAATTTGAAGTCATCAACATTTTTGCGGGGGAGTAAACGGCCCATCTgcacctcagccaagccaagtctGGTTGCACAACACAAACAGGGGGTAAACGTGTCGGGTCGGGTGCTAGAAACCGGGGCATCTCCCAGGGTCTCTTAGTGGCAGCCTTGCAGCTCTTCAGTGGCTTCACCCCTACCACACTCAACCAATCAGCACCAACCCTTGTGTTCCGTGACAGCCTCCTAACAACGTCGGCTTATCCATGCCACCATTGATCTCTAGAATCTACCccagctctcttctctcaaccGGCTTCCTCTtgtcttgagcttcagccttACCAGAATTCAAGATGCTCTCTTTTATCCTCATCCAGAACCGACAGTACGTTCTTCCCAATCCCCGCAATCTCTCGGTACTGACTGCTTCTCAGGGGCAAGACTCGTCTCGCGAAATGGTACGCCCCTTTTAGCGACgagcaaaagatcaagctcaaaggcgAAGTCCATCGCCTCGTCGCACCCCGCGATCAAAAATACCAATCCAACTTTGTCGAGTTCCGCAACAACAAGATCGTTTACCGCCGCTACGCCGGTCTTTTCTTCTGCGCCTGCGTCGATACAAACGATAACGAGCTCGCCTACCTAGAGGCTATTCACTTCTTCGTCGAGGTCCTCGATGCCTTTTTCGGAAACGTCTGcgaacttgatcttgtttTCAACTTCTACAAGGTCTATGCGATTCTTGACGAGGTGTTTTTGGCGggcgagattgaggagaCGAGTAAACAGGTTGTGCTTACACGGTTGGAGCATCTCGACAAGTTAGAATAAGGCCGACGCTTGGTCGAGGTCTGTAAGGCCGTGGGAATAGGTGGGGTATTTTGAAATACTGCTTCATCTGGCCGAAATTGTCATTTGCATATCATACGGGCAGGCAGGAGTTGAGGCGTTTCGTGGAGGCATCCACAATATCGAGAATATACCATTATCGCTGCTTTGTCCTTTTTATCCCAAACTCCCGCTAGAAGAGGCTTGACTTGGATATACAAACGACCCTTGTTCGACTCATATCGTCAGGTCGATGGGGAACGAGATCGTGCCGGATCCTTTCAAACCCAACCTGGGGCTATTACCACCAGCAGCGTCGAGCCTCGCCTTTTTCTTCGCTGGTGCGTCCCCATGTTCTTCCTTCATGTCCGACGGCCTAGTCTCTTCGGCTTCTGTATTTTTATCTCCAGCAGTCTCTATGCTCGAGAATGGGATATCTTTCGTCGGCCAGTTCTCCAGAGCAGATTTGGTTTTTGCATTATTGTACTCATCAAGCTTTCTGATTTGACCGCgagtcttggtcttcaatTCTTAGCAGAGGAACCCCCAATCAGCTTATCCACTTACATTGTGATCGCGCTGTCGATGCACGGCTCCAACCAAGTTAGAGGGTGGTTTGGACCATGGTTTCCTATACCTGTTAGCACGATATCCATACCCATGCCAGCTGAGCATCATACTTGAGTTTCAGGAACTGATGCTCTATTTCATGACGTAAAGAATTTCGCTTCTCCCTCCactgttttctttcctcgTCCAATTCAGTATCCTCGTCATTGCTTTTAGCCCACAAGGTGATGGCATACTCAAGCGATACCCCCCAAGAGTCCACATAGGAAACCCATTGCTCGACGACCTTGCTTTGGAGACGCTTTTTTATCGTAAAATCttggtgaagaagccatctcaTGTAAATTCTCCCCATGCTCTTAACTGCGAAGTTGTGAGGTGTCGCGTCAAAGCTTCGTTAGAGCATGTTCTGTTCCAGTTGAGCCAGTCGTGATACATCTCGCAGGTTACGAAAATTGAGGGTGTAGCGGAGAGTGTGACGAAGGTTTTGtcttgatgccattgtcTTCGTATACCGTGGAGGTCACTGAAGAGAAAGTTGTACTTGGAAAGACTGAGTGATTGGTGAATACAGCTAGGTATTCCTATACCTGTATTAGTAGATTGATAGAGTCGAACAAATAAGCACTTTTCGGAACGTGattgaaaggaagaaagttGAAACAGAAGAAACGCGGGGAGTCTGAAAGTAAATACTCCAGGCAATGTTGAAAAgcataaggtacctaggtagtcgCAGCTCACGAGTGATTGAGTTCGTCTTCAAAGTCTGCTGATGCATACATAACCATCAACTGTATCAAGCCAGATAAACCTTTGTCAGACCTGACCGTAAAACAAACCACTCTTGCAGGGCCATGTTCACTGTTCCCTGCTGGAATAATCTAGCTCGTAGTCGGAGCAAGGGATCCTGACTGGTTATCACAGACAACTATACACATCTATCTTGCATCTCGGTGTAGGGTACCGAATTAGCAAAGGCCTTTGTATTAACATCACGCTTTTGTTCTATGGTTAAATCGTAGTGAATAGTGTGACACAAAGTCCACTGTCCACCACTCAGTATCAATGCCCCCTGATCATAGAACCCGCACAGCGACATAGTCACTctgacgatgttgaagcgcGACCCTCACCGAATAGACCATTCATCTACTCACTATCATCATATTCTTAAACACAATTCACAGGCTCACAACACTTGTTCATCAACAAAATAAACCTTAAAAACTCCACGTGGCGCAATATTAACACTCCATCCATAGCACCTCATCGCTTCTTCAGCGCCGCAAaccttctctccaagtccCCAAGATCCGGAATCGATCCATCAGGCTCGCCCTTTCTCGCTGCTGGTTCCGCCTTCTTACTCGGCTTCAGCTCTACTGAACCAAGCGTCACCTTGGGATGTATGTTGTCGGTCGTCATCCGCGGCGGTGTCACTGTCAAAGGACTCGTGGGACCGCCACCAGCTAGCTTCTTGACTGGTGTGTTTAACACTGGATCTTTGGAATCTGCAGCGAGAGGTGTTTCGAGGACCTTTTGCTTCTGGCCGCCTTGGTCgttgtcgtcatcatcatcgtcgtcgtcgaggagTTCGGGGGGTGGTGAGACTGCTTCCCGCTTGGGCCagtctactccgtatgctCTGGCGATCTCTTCCAGGTATCCCACCACAAGCTCTTCGCGCGGGGGCGTGACGCTGAGTTTCTTGACAAccttctcgttgaccttTCCATCTGTATTCTCCGTCGCCGCAAGGACATAGTCCTTTCCATACTTCTCCGCAAATAGCGTCCTCACCGTAGCCAACTCTTTAATCTCCGTCTTGGGCGCCGCATATATCAGACTCTGAATAGCCTCCTCCAAACCAGGATCGACAGTATGACCTTCCATCAGCCCAGCACGAGCAAGTAGCAATTCGCAGTAAAGCTCGAGCATCTCGTGAAGCTCGGAGGTGATGTCAGATCGAATGATGTTCTCGACGCGAATGCGGGCTGAGTCTTCCTTTCCGGCCTCAAGGAGCTGAGCCATGGCTCGTCGCGCGGTCTTTCCAAGCTGCTCATCGCGCTGTTGAACCATGCGCAACCTCGCGatggtgagcttgagctgaaccttgagctttgtcTATGGATTGGAAGCAAAATGTTAGTTGATACTTCGACTGGCGCATCATGGCATTGGATGCGATAGCGGGGAAGCGGGGGGCAACGGACTATAAGATTAGCACCTGgcgccatgatgagctcaCGAGGAGTGATATAGCAAAGGTTGGCTTGGTATagagaagacgagagagaacGAGGCCTTGAGAGAGAGTAGGCGGCGGTATAAAGGTGAGATTGAGATACAAAGAATGTGGAGGGGTTCAAGTTGGGCACATTCAGTCGAGTTGCTGTAACTGCGCTGTAGTCTAATAATAAGGCAGCCTGTCCTTGTCCTGCCTTGCGAACGCCCAGACGCTATGAGCTCATTGCTTGAAGCCTTAAAGCCCCACTATAGCTtcacctccatcatccacaTCCGGATCAAgccgaagctcaagacttCAGGCAACCTCAATTATTCATGTCAGTGAAGGAAAACAGTAATTGTCAAGTATAGGCAGAAGCATTCTCCTTGCAATGCAAGGTCTTGTGATAATTAATGTACACCAATACTTCCATCCGTAAATATTGAGGTATACAGCTCGTCTATGTACCAATAGCCATCCCAGTTCAAAAGGCTATCTCATAGCTCCAGATGATCTCAAATAATAGAATCCTTCATCGCCATATAACGCCGTACCCTAATCCCAGTGATCCCAAATGAAGCCGTGGTGGTACACTCCCTCTGTCGGCGAGGGATCTGCAGCTCTACaagcagatgatgcatcTACTCCATATCGGCATCCTGTGCAACCGGTACTACACCATCAGTTGCCTCTCCCTTAAACACGTCGTTGCCTTCGTACGTGACTCTTCGCCATCCACAAGCCTCcttgtcgtccttgatcCATTCCATCGTGGGGAAGTAGTgatcattcttcttcattgtGATCACCCACGGCACACAGTCAAAGGTTACAGCTTTGAGTCGGAAGTCTATTATATGTTAGCTTTCCAATTGCAAAATTCCCAGAAACAATGGTTGACTCACAAGTATTGTCGGGGATTTCTCGGGTCGCGGCAATGAAAGAGTCGAGATCGGGTGTAGGAGTACCATTCACATGAGTAATGAAGTTGGTTGGTGCAACACCGTACTGATAGGCAGGCGATCCACGAATTCGACTAGAGACGTAGACCTCACTGTGCAGCTTGCTGATCTGTTGTCGAACAGCCTGGTGGGGTCTATGAAGGATGGCACCACAGAAAGAAACGGCATGGTTTGTTTCCATGTCGTCTGCTGCCACTGTAGGAAGTTGTAGGTGCATCTCCTCACACTCTCGCACAATAACCGCGTCCAGCAACTCATGTGAGTacatcaagtcaaagtcagagATAGTAGTGCAAATCTTGCCGTTCAGCGTGAGGATGATATCTCCTTCGAGCAGAGATACTGGGTGGTTCTCGCGCTCAAAGGTTCGCTTGCTGACCATGaacagttggtgatgagatcgGTTGGTCTGGGTAACCTTCTTGATCCACTCATCGGAGACGCCCATGACGGATGCCTGAGCCATCTGGACTGATCTGAACTCGACGGACAAAATACGCAGCTTAGGGTTGATGCCCTTCTGAACCGACTCTACAACAGGGAGCAGAGTCTTGGTGCCAAGGCCCAGGTAGTACTCTTCGTCGCGTGACGTATGATGGGAACGCTCTCCCAGATACGACAGCCACAGAGCCTGGACAGTACCGTCCGGCGCGACAAGAACACCACTGTTGCATGTCGAACCGAGGTTGCTATCAATCGTGATAGCATCAACATTCACAGCACGATAGCGCGGGGCGCCCGAGTTGGCGGGAATGGCCACCGCAGTGATCTCGGTGACACTTGTAGATCCATGAACAACGCGCCCAATCCTATTGTAGCCGAGGAAATAGGTCTTGGCGCCTTGAGTGAGAACCTCGTTGCTCAGACGAGCGCTCATGACTGGCGCATCGACGAGTGAGGGATCGTACTGAATAATGGCGTAGTTCTGAAGGGGATGTAGAAAGACAACCTTGCCTTCAACAATGATTGAGTCAGCAATAGTGACAGTGATATCGCAAAGATCATACGGGACAATGGCCCTGGAGATCAGAACGAGACCCTTGTCTGCATCAATTACAAGACCCATACCCCAACGGCGGTTCTTAGGGAAACCGTCGAGTTTCAAGGGCATAGTGCAGTTGATGTGTACAAAACTGCGGATGAGGTCGGCAATGCCTTGGTGTGGCATGTGGTCCAGTTCAATAAAAGAGGCGGATCGTCGAGTGGGTGGAACAGGAGGCAATGGGTCTCCCAGGTCAGTGAAGTCCCAAACTCCCGACTCATCGTTTCGAACAGCAAGTTTCATCTTGGCCGCCCAGTGTCGGTCAATGTAGGcaacggtggtgttgagagtgTGAAGGTCACGAAGGTGTTTGTAAGTGACAACAACTCGCGCGCGATCTGGGATTGTCTTCATTACTTGGATGAAAGTGTCAAGGTCTGGCACCTTCTTGTGGTCAATACTCTGAACAATCCAGCCGTTATCAGTGTTATCAAATCGGAATGAGCCAGCTGATTCGCAAACGTAGACGCCCTGGACAGCGACGGCATAGAGTCTTGCTTGCTGGTAGGACAAGTCGTGGAAGCTGGCGCCTGCCACTGAAACGAATCGGTCAGGGGTAATCTTGTGAAgatctccaacctcaatcTCGACTTCCACGTCCTGTCCACCACGCTGGAGATGTAGCTTGATGGTTTCACCAACGCTCGAATCCATAATGTCGTCCAATCGAATAAACTGGGTGATAAGTTCGccgttgatcttgatcaaaaCGTCACCttcctcgatcttcttgtctgAAGGGCCCCGGGGGAGGACAATCTCAGCTACAAGCATGTTGGTCTCCTCCGGAAACTTCTCACGCATGGCAGCCTCCCATTGAGGGCTCAATCCCAACCTTCTGCACTCATCGAAAGGCTTGAGAAGGAACTGGCACTGAATATCGCCACGTGTGACAGGCTTGCCGTTCTGAATGCATTGCAAAGCACGGAGTGGTCGATCCAATGGTAGAAAATAATCTGTCGAGGCTCCATCAGAACGACCGCCAGCTTGGAGTGCGACAGCGCAACCGTCTTTGTTCACGACAGGACTGCCAGAACTTCCTCCACTAGCAGCGGCGTTGGCCTGGTAGTAGCACGTGTTGAAATCGCTGTATCCCTCGCCATATTCCGGGGCATTTCGATCCAGGCGACTAATGATACCTGACAAGATACTTAGCTTTTCGCCAGCATCGTTACCGACGACTCGAATCTCGGTTCCAACTGTGCTTATTAGTAATGGTTCTCGGCCGTGATCGGAGTCGCGGGGTTCTTGGGGTCCTTACCCTTTGCGAGGTCGGGTCGCAGCTCTAAGCCATCAATGTGCATATACTTGATCGCCTTGGGATCGTATCGTAGAATACCAAAATCGTGAACGGGGTCGCGGTAGACGGGGTAACAGTCGACTTCTTCGTGGTTGTCGAAGACACAGTGGCCCCAGAAGGGACCGGCGCCGACAACGTGACGGTTGGTCAAGATGTATCTGCAGGGCCAGATTAGAGCCTCTTCTCAGTTGTTATAGGCAGAGATTACACACCCTTTCTCGGAGTCAACAACATAGCCCGTGGCTTCACTGGTCAAAGCAGAATCGGTATCGAAAGAGCAAGTCTGGCAGAACCTGATGGCGACAACGTTGCGCACCACCTTCTGGATTGTATCCTGCCACTCTCCTAAGCTCCCTGGTGTTCCAATATACATAGCGTGAGGGTGAAGTTCGTCGGTCATGTCTGAGCGGTCGTCAAATTCAACAATGTCTGGTGTGTTATCGTTTGGAGAATGTTTTCCGTTGACGGGTTTTTTGGAAGGAGGAGCTTCGTCTGGCGAGCCCGGGGCCTTTCTTTTAGCCCgggctgaagaagttgcGCCATTCATGATTGTTTTGATTTTCTGTGATTTGCGATGGCAAACGCGACGACGACGTTGGTGAAGGAGAGCGCGGGTTTGGTTCGTGGTTAAAGGGGATCGAAAGTTGACAACGTCACAGAGAGAGACAGGGATCGCAAACAGTGACGGGACTGAGACAACAGCGCGGGTAACGACAGGCAAACAGAGATGACGGGAGGAAAGAGGGGGTTAGCGATTAAGTAGAGATGTAAGAAAATCAAAGAATGAGTTGATAAGGTAGGATTAAAAGGGTGAACTCATGAGGGCATGTGATGACAGAGAGGCCCAGGCTTGAGAGGGagatgcgatgcgatgcaatCTGGGGAAAATTTTATGATGGCCTGGCCTCGAAAGTCCAGTCCAGTCGGTGATTGAGTGGATCAGCTGCAGCGGCGGGATTCCAAGGTTACAGGGGAAATCATACCCTCAAAAGCCGCTAAACGATGCAAGCGCCGTCATTCCCGCGGTGCCTAGGGTGCCTTCGGGTGCCCTTCAAGGTCTGACCCGGTCCCACTAGCCAGTAACTCCGCCcgaaaagacaaagaggtTGTGGGTGTGGTCGAGTCGAGATGGTGTGCCACATAGAGACAATGGGGACGACAGATGACCAGTCAGATGGGGGGATGAGATGGTGGGCGATTGAGACTTTTGTACCTATTTTGCTCACCTAGATTGCCAATATCAAGCTTATGAGCCCTAGATCTCCGTATAATGCAACACATCGCAGACGACACCTGACCTTGTAAGTATGTGAGGGTCGTATTTAGATGAGACATGGGCTTACGACGACCTACAATATATCTCTAGAGTCATAGATAATTCGTATACAAGAGATAATTCAAATATACCTTATGGAGCACTGATTGACTGCTAGCAAAAGACAAACATCGTGTCTCACTGTTCCCCCTACTCGAGTCTCCTCACGTCTCACACATCTACCCAAAAACCACTGCTGTCCTCCCTCATGTAACCAAACCTGCATCATCTATAAGGGTCGCTCCTCGATCCACGAGGCCTTTCCATGTATGCATGTCCAAGACAGCCCGCTGCCGTCCGAGACACGGAAATAAACGTGGAGGGTTCCCAACCCACAAGATCCTGTGCTATCCTATCATTGTTGCACTGCTTCCCGATCCAGGTGACCACCAACGTGTCTCGTGCGATCCTCTCTTGCATATGCATATCATACAAACATTCAGAGCCCCTCTCTTCGCCTCGACGGCCCAGACTCGAACAGCTCGTCGATCGTTGCCTGCTGCTTCTCCGGAGACATGCAGGTAGGCCAGTGGACGAGATGTCCTCGTCGCTTCTTGACAAAGGAGCTGTACAGGAGCCATGCGAAGAATACAGCTGTGACGCTGAGTGCTGTTGGGTTGTGGAACTGACTGGGTGACGAGAATATGATGGTCGACGTGTATGAACACATCTCGAACACATTTTGCCAACTTGCTTCCACAGCAGAAAAGGCTCCTCGTTTCTCTGCCTCAACTTCCTGCAATGCATGGTCAGCAAAGTTCCTCAACTCACACCACAGCAGAACTAACCTCTTGAACAATGACCTGCGCAGACAGATCTACCCCCCAAAGTCCGATCCGGCTCAACATTGAACCACAGACAAGTCCCAGCGTCGATACCAGGACGTTGTCAGCATATCGCCAGAATATCGATACACCGACAGCCAAACACCCCAGTTCCCAGCTGAGGAACCAAAGACCGGCACGAACAGGTCCAATTCTCTTCATTAGCCACGGACCAATCCATGTAGcgagaacctcaagagtAACCGAGACTGTCCTCATTGCAGCAATCTGAGCTGAAGTATATCCACTCGCTAACAAATATGTAACCATGACTCCACCAAAAGACAAAACTGTGCAGTAAAGAAGCGCTATTGAGAATGAGGGTGCAAATGCAGGGTGCGTAAAGTAAAGTCGAAGATCGCTAAATGTCTTCTGTATAGCCTTTTTAAATGACATCCAGGCATTCTGACGAGTCTGCTGTTCTTCATTCTGTGGTACAATAGGGGGCGTAGTCTTTGGCTGCTGTAGTTCTGGTACTTGATAATAGACCTGTCTAGGTTAGAGGAGATCATGTTGAGGTTGTATGAGTCGTATATGACTTACTTTAGCAATGGTGAAATACTCAACAACAACTGAAGCACAGTTCATGGCTAAGTTGACAAGAATGGCTGTTTCTGTGGAAACACCATCTAGTATGCCTATGAAGAAAGGTCCAAGTAGCTTACAAACAAGGTCAATTCGCCTCATTTGCGAGTTCATGGCTATAAGCAAGGTATATTAGTAACATCCATAAGTTATTTGAGGGGAAACATACTTCTAAGTGCAGTAGTATCTGAGTGTGCCACAACAATAACCCAATCTCTTTCCACTGACACAAGATTCATGATAGCTGCCAGTTTCTCAATGCATgccatgaagatcaaggctgcaaGCAAGCCGACCCGCAGCTCATCTGAAGGGCTATCATGCCTACTGAGGATGAAAAATATGATGCATGaggcagcaacaacaagtCGCTGTGAGACTACTCGGGTTAGGGTCACTGGTCATCGAGGCTTCTAAAGACCTACCGATGGACAGTCTCACCGTATTAAGGCGGTCTTTCCGGTCGATATAACTCCCGACCCATGACGACAACGTAATCGCAGAAGCACCTCTCACTATCGAGTATATCGCAAGGGGCATCAAGGTTCCAGGAAATATCGATGCGAGATATAAGACGCTGCCGAATTCGAAGACGCGTGAGTTCCATGTTGAGAGGGTATGAGATATATAGAGCCTTCGCGCGCTTCGGCTGAGCGTCCATTCGGGGTCGGTATGACTATTGTTACTAGTAGGGCTTTCATTACTGCTGCTGATTTGGCTTAATGATTGATACTGCGAATGAATGACACCAGTTGATGAGGTCGGTGATGTTGCTAGTAGAGGCGCCGTTTCTGCGTCTTCGACACCGGTAGCTGAAGCCATGATCGTCAATTCCTCAATTCTTCAATCTAGCAAGCAATCACATCAGTACTAAACAGGGAGACACTTGAGGAAACTTTGgaattatatataaagtaaagtTGAGTCTATTAattgaaggttgttgaggaatGGCCAATCGCTAACTAGCATCTCGCCTGATTCTTGGTTGTCGGGTTCTTTAAATGCCGGCTCCATCACGATCTACTCCGTAGCAGCCCCCACAATCCGACCTAACGTTAGAGTCGGCCCAATCCCGATCGACTTCACCTAGAAAGGCAATATCTAGGCGACTACATCAAACAAACACTTCTTTATGCTTGCAATATCTATTATTGGA
Encoded proteins:
- a CDS encoding Pro-apoptotic serine protease NMA111 is translated as MNGATSSARAKRKAPGSPDEAPPSKKPVNGKHSPNDNTPDIVEFDDRSDMTDELHPHAMYIGTPGSLGEWQDTIQKVVRNVVAIRFCQTCSFDTDSALTSEATGYVVDSEKGYILTNRHVVGAGPFWGHCVFDNHEEVDCYPVYRDPVHDFGILRYDPKAIKYMHIDGLELRPDLAKVGTEIRVVGNDAGEKLSILSGIISRLDRNAPEYGEGYSDFNTCYYQANAAASGGSSGSPVVNKDGCAVALQAGGRSDGASTDYFLPLDRPLRALQCIQNGKPVTRGDIQCQFLLKPFDECRRLGLSPQWEAAMREKFPEETNMLVAEIVLPRGPSDKKIEEGDVLIKINGELITQFIRLDDIMDSSVGETIKLHLQRGGQDVEVEIEVGDLHKITPDRFVSVAGASFHDLSYQQARLYAVAVQGVYVCESAGSFRFDNTDNGWIVQSIDHKKVPDLDTFIQVMKTIPDRARVVVTYKHLRDLHTLNTTVAYIDRHWAAKMKLAVRNDESGVWDFTDLGDPLPPVPPTRRSASFIELDHMPHQGIADLIRSFVHINCTMPLKLDGFPKNRRWGMGLVIDADKGLVLISRAIVPYDLCDITVTIADSIIVEGKVVFLHPLQNYAIIQYDPSLVDAPVMSARLSNEVLTQGAKTYFLGYNRIGRVVHGSTSVTEITAVAIPANSGAPRYRAVNVDAITIDSNLGSTCNSGVLVAPDGTVQALWLSYLGERSHHTSRDEEYYLGLGTKTLLPVVESVQKGINPKLRILSVEFRSVQMAQASVMGVSDEWIKKVTQTNRSHHQLFMVSKRTFERENHPVSLLEGDIILTLNGKICTTISDFDLMYSHELLDAVIVRECEEMHLQLPTVAADDMETNHAVSFCGAILHRPHQAVRQQISKLHSEVYVSSRIRGSPAYQYGVAPTNFITHVNGTPTPDLDSFIAATREIPDNTYFRLKAVTFDCVPWVITMKKNDHYFPTMEWIKDDKEACGWRRVTYEGNDVFKGEATDGVVPVAQDADME
- a CDS encoding AP-2 complex subunit sigma — protein: MLSFILIQNRQGKTRLAKWYAPFSDEQKIKLKGEVHRLVAPRDQKYQSNFVEFRNNKIVYRRYAGLFFCACVDTNDNELAYLEAIHFFVEVLDAFFGNVCELDLVFNFYKVYAILDEVFLAGEIEETSKQVVLTRLEHLDKLE